CAAGTATAACATCTGGGTAATGATCTTTAATAATCAATAATGCATCAAACAGCAACTTATGACCTTTTAATGAAAGCAGCCTTCCAACAATTAATAACTGATGATCTGAAAAACGAAAGTTATGATTTGCCTCACTTTTTTTTAAAAAGTTAAACCCATGATGGATAACTTCTATCTTTGATGGAGTGCTAATTGAAAGGTCAACAAAAAGTTGCTTTAGTCCTTCTGATACAGCAAATGATTTATCTATATACTTTTCACTGAACTTACAAATCCAGTAATAACTATCCTTAATTGGTATTGAAGTATCAAAACCATACTTTTCCATAAACTGTTCACTATAACCATGCTTTGTAGACACTAGCCTATAGTCAATTCTAAAAATAAACTTAACCAAAGCACACCAAAAATCAGCATGTATTAAATGAGAGTGCACAATATCAAATCCTCCTTTAGATATAATACCCTTCAGTTTTCTTAAAAAAGACAAAGACAAAACACTATCAATAATTACATCATGTACATGTACACCATATGACTCAAGCTTTTCATTAAACAATAACGGCTTCTGTTTATCAATCGGTTGCCTAACAGATACAAATTCACACTTAACTCCTCTTTCAAGTAACGAAGGAATAAGTTCCAAAAAATAGTTTTCTGATCCTGCCAACCCTTTCACCTTTTGAATAAATAATACTCTCATAAATATTTCCTCTTCAAGTCTAACCACCTTTTAGTATTTTTTTCAATAATTAAGTATTGAACATATGCAACCAACAATGAAAAAGGTAGCGACAACCAATAAAA
This portion of the Limibacter armeniacum genome encodes:
- a CDS encoding glycosyltransferase family 4 protein, coding for MRVLFIQKVKGLAGSENYFLELIPSLLERGVKCEFVSVRQPIDKQKPLLFNEKLESYGVHVHDVIIDSVLSLSFLRKLKGIISKGGFDIVHSHLIHADFWCALVKFIFRIDYRLVSTKHGYSEQFMEKYGFDTSIPIKDSYYWICKFSEKYIDKSFAVSEGLKQLFVDLSISTPSKIEVIHHGFNFLKKSEANHNFRFSDHQLLIVGRLLSLKGHKLLFDALLIIKDHYPDVILVVVGGGEMREELEEYVKTIGIAEHVIFRGFQEDIYSYQVSSDIQVVASMAEGFGLVLVEAFNAKVATIAFDVPACNEVIEHNKTGVLVAPYDTSAMASEIISLLDDDKQRSMLVTNAYQRLKSYFSRERMVNQTLNFYRSVLN